A single window of Leopardus geoffroyi isolate Oge1 chromosome D4, O.geoffroyi_Oge1_pat1.0, whole genome shotgun sequence DNA harbors:
- the FPGS gene encoding folylpolyglutamate synthase, mitochondrial isoform X4 has product MVVCMSQVEDLDQLNIIHVTGTKGKGSTCAFTERILRSYGLKTGFFSSPHLVQVRERIRINGQPISPELFTKHFWPLYHRLEETKDSSSYVSMPTYFRFLTLMAFHVFLQEKVDLAVVEVGIGGAYDCTNIIRKPAVCGISSLGIDHTSILGDTVEEIAWQKGGIFKRGVPAFTVLQPDGPLAVLRDRAQQISCPLYLCPPLEALEEGGPPLTLGLEGEHQRSNAALALQLARCWLQQKDYRGIGELKVSRPSLLRQMPLAPVFQPTTHMRHGLRDTEWLGRTQVLRRGPLTWYLDGAHTTSSMQACVRWFRQALHRRPRPSRGSEVLVLLFNSTGDRDPAALLKLLQPCQFDYAVFCPNLTEVSTVGNADQQNFMVTLDQVLLRCLAHQQHWSRLDEEQAGPEPGEPTSSLLAPHPPEPRGTSSLVFSCISHALLWISQGRDPVFQPPSPPQGLFAHPVAGSGAGVLREAAAIHVLVTGSLHLVGGVLKLLEPALSQ; this is encoded by the exons CTCTCCCCACCTGGTGCAGGTGCGGGAGCGGATCCGCATCAACGGGCAGCCCATAAGCCCTGAGCTCTTCACCAAGCACTTCTGGCCCCTCTACCACCGGCTGGAGGAGACCAAG GACAGCAGCAGCTATGTCTCCATGCCCACCTACTTCCGCTTCCTCACGCTCATGGCCTTCCACGTCTTCCTCCAAGAGAAG GTGGACCTGGCAGTGGTGGAGGTGGGCATTGGTGGCGCTTACGACTGCACCAACATCATCAG GAAGCCTGCAGTGTGTGGCATCTCCTCTCTCGGCATCGACCACACCAGCATTCTGGGGGACACAGTGGAGGAGATCGCGTGGCAGAAAGGGGGCATCTTCAAG CGTGGCGTCCCCGCCTTCACCGTGCTCCAGCCTGACGGTCCCCTGGCAGTGCTGAGGGACCGGGCCCAGCAGATCTCA TGTCCTCTCTACCTGTGTCCACCGCTGGAAGCCCTGGAGGAAGGGGGGCCGCCGCTGACCCTGGGCCTGGAGGGAGAGCACCAACGGTCCAATGCCGCCTTGGCCTTGCAGCTGGCTCGCTGCTGGCTACAGCAAAAGGACTACCGGG GCATCGGGGAGCTGAAGGTGTCCAGGCCCAGTCTCTTGCGGCAGATGCCCCTGGCGCCCGTGTTCCAGCCCACGACCCACATGCGGCATG GGCTTCGGGACACGGAGTGGCTGGGCCGGACGCAGGTGCTGCGGCGCGGGCCCCTCACCTGGTACCTGGATGGCGCGCACACCACCAGCAGCATGCAGGCCTGCGTGCGCTGGTTCCGCCAGGCGCTGCACCGCCGCCCGAGGCCAAGCCG cggCTCTGAGGTGCTTGTCCTGCTTTTCAACTCCACCGGAGACCGGGATCCTGCAGCACTGCTGAAGCTGCTGCAG CCCTGTCAGTTTGACTATGCTGTTTTCTGCCCTAACCTGACAGAGGTCTCAACTGTTGGCAATGCAG ACCAGCAGAACTTCATGGTGACCCTGGACCAGGTGTTGCTCCGCTGCCTTGCACACCAACAGCACTGGAGCCGCCTGGACGAGGAGCAGGCTGGCCCGGAGCCTGGTGAGCCCACATCCTCGCTGCTGGCTCCCCACCCGCCCGAGCCCCGTGGCACCAGCTCCCTCGTCTTCAGCTGCATTTCCCACGCCTTGCTGTGGATCAGTCAAGGCCGGGACCCTGTCTTTCAGCCACCCAGTCCCCCGCAGGGCCTCTTCGCCCACCCTGTGGCAGGCAGCGGGGCCGGCGTGCTCCGTGAGGCTGCCGCCATCCACGTGCTGGTCACCGGCAGCCTGCACCTGGTGGGCGGCGTCCTGAAGCTGCTGGAGCCGGCCCTGTCCCAGTAG